The DNA sequence CATCATCAAGCACCGAGGTGGTAATGATCGGGTTCCCGAGTTCTTTCACTATTGCCCTTGGGATGTTATTATCGGGAATTCTGATACCCACCGTTTTTTTCTTGGCTGAAATAATTTTCGGCACTTGGTTATTGGCAGGAAACAGGAAAGTAAATGGCCCTGGCAGTGTTTTTTTCAACACCTTAAATACAGGTGTCGGGATCGAACGTGTATAAGCGGAAATATCACTGATGTCGTAACAGATGAATGAAAGACGGGTTTTATTGGCTTTTACCCCTTTAATTCTACAGACCCGATCAATGGCCTTTGCATTGTTGAAATCACATCCTATACCATATACAGTATCTGTAGGGTAGATGACCACAGCGCCATTTCTAATGGCTTTCACCACTTCAATAATCTTGCGTTCATCAGGGTTTTCTGGATATAATCGTATAAGTTCTGCAGCCATAAATTTAAGTGATTAAAATTTTTATTATTATTGCAAAAGTATGAAAAGAACAAAAATCATAGCCATTGCCCTCATTGTAGGTTCAATGCTCAGTGCTACTTTTTTATTTTATGGATATCAACTTTTGAAATCCCCCAACATTTTGGTGGGAAAAAAAAGCCCTGAATATATCTACATCAAATCAGGAGATACTTTCAAGGATTTGCAGAATCAATTGTTCGACCGTAAGATCGTGAATGATGCTGTGGCATTTAGCTTTGTGGC is a window from the Persicobacter psychrovividus genome containing:
- a CDS encoding L-threonylcarbamoyladenylate synthase, with protein sequence MAAELIRLYPENPDERKIIEVVKAIRNGAVVIYPTDTVYGIGCDFNNAKAIDRVCRIKGVKANKTRLSFICYDISDISAYTRSIPTPVFKVLKKTLPGPFTFLFPANNQVPKIISAKKKTVGIRIPDNNIPRAIVKELGNPIITTSVLDDDEVLEYTTDPELIYEKYANLVDIVIDGGYGNNVASTVVDTTNGELEVIREGLGDLSQYV